From a single Mobula birostris isolate sMobBir1 chromosome 13, sMobBir1.hap1, whole genome shotgun sequence genomic region:
- the LOC140207124 gene encoding uncharacterized protein — protein sequence MAHQRVHTGERPFTCSDCGKGFSQSSHLLRHRSVHTGERTFTCSDCGKGFTESSQLKVHQRVHTGERPFTCSDCGKTFTRSSQLKIHQHVHTGERPFTCLDCGKGFSSSSQLLRHQSVHTGEWPFTCLDCGKGFTKSSHLLRHRSVHTGERPFTCADCGKGFTESSHLKVHQRVHTGEKPFTCSDCGKGFTELSQLKVHQRVHTGERPFTCSTCGKGFTSSSHLKVHQRVHTGERPFTCSECGKGFTQLASLQAHQSVHTRERPFTCSDCGKGFTRSSRLLTHLSVHIGERPFTCSVCGKGFTRSSQLQRHQQVHTG from the coding sequence atggctcaccagcgagttcacactggggagaggccattcacctgctcagactgtgggaagggattcagtcagtcatcccacctactgagacaccggtcagttcacacaggggagaggacGTTCACTTGCTctgactgcgggaagggattcacggAATCATCTCAactaaaggtacatcagcgagttcacactggggagaggccattcacctgctcagactgtgggaagaccttcactcggtcatcccaactgaagatacatcagcatgttcacactggagagaggccgtttacctgcttagactgtgggaagggattctcttcgtcatctcagttactgagacaccagtcagttcacaccggagagtggccattcacctgcttggactgtgggaagggattcactaaatcttctcacctactgagacaccggtcagttcacacaggggagaggccattcacctgcgcagactgtgggaagggattcactgaatcatctcatctgaaggtacatcagcgagttcacactggagagaagccattcacctgctcagactgtgggaagggattcactgaattatctcaactgaaggtacatcagcgagttcacaccggggagcggccattcacctgctcaacctgtgggaaaggattcacttcgtcatctcatctgaaggtacatcagcgagttcacactggagagaggccattcacctgctcagagtgtgggaaggggttcacacagttagctagcctacaagcacaccagtctgttcacaccagggagaggccattcacctgctcagactgtgggaagggattcactcggtcatctcgcCTACTGACACACCTGTCAGTTCAcattggggagaggccattcacctgctcagtgtgtgggaagggattcactcgatcatctcaactacagagacaccagcaagttcacactgggtag